One window of the Halobacillus litoralis genome contains the following:
- a CDS encoding class II aldolase/adducin family protein, producing the protein MSYELLKKELQHVSHKVYQKGFTQATGGNISVRIPGTDHVLIKRSGISLGEVSREDALVVNMDGEVVEGQGKPSKEIGFHLGVYRVRPDVNAVVHCHPNYAIGYACLGEELPLPTVTARKLLGHVPVADVAPSGSKELAQHVTDVFTQYPDIKIALMKDHGVCSVGPTLEAAYNVVDLAEATAKQSFILTQLRAGVPVPN; encoded by the coding sequence ATGAGCTATGAATTATTGAAAAAGGAACTGCAGCATGTTTCTCATAAAGTGTATCAAAAGGGCTTTACCCAGGCGACAGGTGGCAATATCAGTGTCCGAATCCCGGGGACAGATCATGTATTAATCAAACGAAGCGGTATCAGCTTAGGGGAAGTGAGCAGAGAAGATGCACTAGTCGTCAATATGGATGGTGAGGTGGTTGAAGGGCAAGGAAAACCTTCTAAAGAAATCGGCTTCCACCTGGGGGTTTATAGAGTCCGTCCTGACGTCAATGCCGTAGTCCACTGTCATCCTAACTACGCCATAGGCTATGCGTGTTTGGGAGAGGAACTGCCCCTCCCTACCGTTACTGCACGGAAGCTCCTCGGGCACGTTCCAGTCGCTGATGTAGCCCCTTCAGGATCGAAGGAATTGGCCCAACATGTGACAGATGTATTCACCCAGTATCCAGATATCAAAATAGCACTCATGAAGGATCACGGGGTCTGTTCGGTCGGACCGACGCTTGAAGCTGCGTATAATGTCGTCGATCTTGCAGAAGCGACCGCGAAACAATCATTCATATTGACTCAATTGCGGGCTGGTGTACCAGTTCCGAATTAA
- a CDS encoding amidohydrolase family protein, whose translation MSTVIENAEWISPRSGGVKRGNILIKEGKIEKILPSGTSPDNNYEAIDATGQLIIPGMTNAHYHSYSNLLKGTEHDLPLEVWSLYTVAYGHSLSDEDIYLAVLLGAIEMIRSGVTGCIDHFPHLPRSQAALEAYHDSGMHVSFAPMMHDVPDHHFLKLKLPVELREKLESVAPRTVSEMHDFYHDLIRNWHTRDGRIHIILGPNAPQRCSFEALDLCSHLSEEFDLKVHTHLLETLIQRDLGKVHYDGGMLAHMQNAGILNERLSVAHAIWLEVKELDLLKGRGVSVIHNPGSNMTLGSGKAPIAEFLQRGIPVGLGTDASNCGTSHSLFETMRFAAMMHRVDERAFENWPKASQTFEMATVHGANIMGYGNRRGEIREGYDADLVFLRKNTTTWSNIHDEISQLVFHENGQSIESVMIRGEWVLRNNRITAFNEQQVIERVQERAEALRINSREAVGFADRLRPYVESFYNNFYNGRK comes from the coding sequence ATGAGTACAGTGATTGAAAATGCTGAATGGATAAGTCCACGGTCTGGTGGGGTGAAGAGGGGAAACATCTTGATTAAAGAAGGGAAAATTGAAAAGATTCTTCCTTCAGGCACTTCTCCTGACAATAACTATGAAGCTATTGATGCCACGGGACAATTGATCATCCCTGGAATGACGAATGCTCACTATCACTCTTATTCAAATTTACTGAAGGGAACCGAACATGATTTACCACTAGAAGTCTGGTCCTTATATACGGTGGCTTATGGACACTCTTTATCAGATGAAGATATCTATCTTGCTGTTTTGCTTGGTGCCATTGAAATGATCCGTAGTGGTGTGACGGGATGTATCGATCATTTTCCACATTTACCAAGATCCCAAGCAGCTTTAGAAGCTTATCATGATTCAGGAATGCACGTATCCTTCGCACCTATGATGCACGATGTTCCCGATCACCATTTCCTGAAGTTGAAACTGCCGGTTGAGTTAAGAGAGAAACTCGAATCTGTGGCTCCTCGCACAGTTTCGGAAATGCATGATTTTTATCATGATCTTATTCGGAATTGGCATACACGGGACGGCAGGATCCATATTATACTCGGACCCAACGCGCCACAGCGTTGTTCATTTGAAGCGTTGGATTTATGCAGTCATCTTAGCGAGGAATTTGACCTCAAAGTTCATACACACTTGTTAGAAACGTTGATTCAACGAGATCTTGGAAAAGTTCATTACGATGGCGGGATGTTGGCCCACATGCAGAATGCGGGTATTTTGAATGAACGATTATCAGTCGCTCATGCGATATGGCTTGAAGTCAAGGAATTGGATCTCTTGAAAGGAAGAGGAGTATCGGTGATTCATAATCCCGGCAGTAATATGACATTAGGAAGTGGTAAAGCACCGATCGCCGAATTCCTTCAAAGGGGGATTCCGGTGGGGCTGGGAACCGATGCTTCGAACTGTGGGACCTCGCATAGTCTTTTCGAGACAATGAGATTTGCAGCAATGATGCACCGGGTAGATGAGAGGGCATTTGAGAACTGGCCCAAAGCCTCCCAAACTTTTGAAATGGCCACGGTCCATGGAGCGAATATTATGGGATATGGAAATCGCAGAGGGGAAATTCGGGAAGGGTATGATGCTGATCTTGTTTTTCTCAGGAAGAATACGACGACATGGTCGAATATTCACGACGAAATCTCCCAGCTAGTGTTCCATGAAAATGGTCAATCCATAGAATCTGTCATGATTCGGGGAGAGTGGGTCCTTAGAAATAATAGAATTACTGCATTCAACGAGCAACAAGTGATTGAGCGTGTTCAGGAACGTGCTGAAGCCCTTCGGATAAATAGTAGGGAAGCGGTCGGCTTTGCTGATAGACTCAGACCTTATGTGGAGAGCTTTTATAATAATTTTTATAATGGGAGGAAATGA
- a CDS encoding MTAP family purine nucleoside phosphorylase: MKIGIVGGTGFYNLVDGMKEKNVSTEYGDVVVYEGEHAGKEIYFLPRHGKSHDSLAHQINYRANMMALKKLGADHVLAMCAVGSLNPDIPVGALALLDQFMDVTTKRVSTYDKYSVEITQPYCPDLNATFLKAAEELNLEVTPKANYICVDGPRYETSLEINIYKQWGMDVVGMTNATEAILARELGIAYAVVTMSTDLAAGTTDVPPDLDTHKNVVIDNQDKIKDLFLKTIELATDDKPSIAHEAYERALKARKEKLDKLETTQV, translated from the coding sequence ATGAAAATAGGTATTGTCGGGGGCACAGGTTTTTATAATTTGGTTGATGGAATGAAAGAGAAGAATGTATCCACAGAATACGGAGATGTTGTCGTTTACGAGGGAGAACATGCTGGGAAAGAAATTTACTTCTTACCTCGCCACGGGAAATCTCATGACAGTCTCGCTCACCAAATCAATTATCGAGCAAACATGATGGCGTTAAAAAAGCTGGGGGCTGACCATGTGCTTGCGATGTGCGCGGTAGGGTCATTGAATCCTGACATTCCGGTAGGGGCACTCGCTTTACTTGATCAGTTCATGGATGTGACGACTAAACGGGTTTCCACGTATGATAAATATTCTGTGGAAATTACACAACCTTATTGTCCGGATCTTAATGCAACTTTTTTGAAAGCAGCAGAAGAGCTGAATCTTGAAGTCACACCTAAAGCGAATTATATCTGTGTCGATGGCCCTCGTTATGAAACATCTTTAGAAATCAACATTTACAAGCAGTGGGGCATGGATGTTGTCGGGATGACGAATGCGACAGAAGCCATCCTTGCCAGAGAACTGGGAATAGCTTATGCGGTTGTGACGATGTCAACGGACCTGGCGGCTGGTACGACGGATGTCCCGCCGGATCTTGATACACATAAAAATGTGGTCATTGACAACCAGGATAAAATCAAAGATCTTTTCTTGAAAACAATTGAATTAGCTACTGATGATAAACCTTCCATTGCTCATGAAGCCTATGAAAGAGCTTTGAAAGCCCGTAAAGAAAAGCTGGATAAATTAGAGACTACCCAAGTGTAG
- a CDS encoding nucleoside phosphorylase — MVQDLKWKAKANRPESEDHSQYHIRCRPGDVEKYVLLPGDPERVGQMAEYWDEKKHIATYREHVTYTGKVGGVGISACSTGAGGPSTASALEELAEVGAETFLRVGTCGAMQENIAPGDLIICAGAVRYDGTSDQYVDQKFPAIANQEVVMALIEAAERLGVNYHVGIGYTAASFFCGQGRPGFNNYNQSWMNTIMDDMQRAGVLNFEMEAATVLTLSSLFNLRAGAIFTAVANRVKDEFEYKGEGVEQSIAVATEATKILSHWDDLKKASGKPYFFPSLLNQ; from the coding sequence TTGGTTCAGGATCTTAAATGGAAAGCAAAAGCTAATCGACCAGAATCAGAGGATCATTCCCAGTATCATATAAGGTGTCGTCCGGGAGACGTAGAAAAATATGTGTTGCTTCCAGGTGACCCGGAACGTGTCGGCCAGATGGCTGAATATTGGGACGAGAAAAAACATATCGCCACATACCGTGAACATGTTACATATACGGGAAAAGTAGGCGGTGTGGGAATTTCAGCTTGTTCTACAGGAGCAGGCGGACCATCGACGGCAAGTGCGCTTGAAGAATTAGCTGAAGTCGGTGCGGAAACGTTTTTACGTGTAGGAACCTGTGGAGCAATGCAGGAAAATATCGCTCCTGGGGATTTGATTATTTGTGCAGGAGCCGTACGATACGATGGCACTAGTGATCAATATGTCGATCAAAAGTTCCCTGCGATTGCTAACCAGGAAGTGGTAATGGCTCTGATTGAGGCGGCTGAACGTTTAGGGGTGAATTACCATGTAGGAATCGGTTATACCGCTGCTTCCTTCTTTTGTGGTCAGGGTCGCCCGGGCTTCAACAACTATAACCAAAGCTGGATGAACACCATCATGGATGATATGCAACGTGCAGGGGTGCTGAACTTTGAAATGGAAGCTGCCACTGTGCTTACATTAAGCAGCTTATTTAATTTAAGAGCCGGGGCTATTTTTACAGCTGTAGCTAACCGGGTCAAAGATGAATTTGAATATAAGGGTGAGGGTGTGGAACAGTCCATCGCCGTGGCTACAGAAGCTACTAAGATTCTCAGTCATTGGGATGATCTGAAAAAAGCTTCAGGGAAACCTTACTTTTTCCCATCTTTACTAAATCAATAA
- a CDS encoding energy-coupling factor ABC transporter ATP-binding protein — MKPYISVKNVSHVYPNGVTAIKDINLDISEGEVVAILGSNGSGKTTLVKHFNGLLTPTTGEITVGELNTKKERISKLSSLVGYVFQNPNHQTFLPTVGKELAYGCTNLKMSEEETEERVNKAIELFDLGERLEDNPFDLNSSQRKEVAMASIMAVSPKVIVLDEPTTGQDHKGCKRVLDLVRMFKEHGHIVVLITHDMHLIGELNCRTVVMNQSEKIADDQASIVFSDKGIMEEAGLQPPQITTFANALTKLDSNKTYLTVDSILKWIKENKEEVVQVGSGS, encoded by the coding sequence ATGAAGCCATATATCTCAGTGAAAAATGTGTCCCATGTCTATCCGAATGGAGTGACGGCAATCAAGGATATCAATCTTGATATCTCTGAAGGGGAAGTCGTTGCCATCTTGGGAAGTAATGGTTCAGGAAAAACGACACTCGTTAAACATTTTAATGGATTGCTTACACCTACGACTGGTGAAATTACGGTAGGAGAGCTTAATACAAAGAAAGAAAGGATTTCTAAATTATCAAGTTTAGTCGGTTATGTTTTCCAAAACCCGAACCATCAGACTTTTTTGCCTACTGTCGGAAAGGAATTGGCTTACGGTTGTACGAATCTGAAAATGTCTGAAGAGGAAACAGAGGAACGGGTTAACAAGGCGATTGAGCTCTTTGATCTTGGAGAGCGTTTAGAGGATAATCCCTTTGACTTGAATTCGAGTCAAAGGAAAGAAGTGGCGATGGCATCGATCATGGCCGTCTCTCCTAAAGTCATTGTCCTTGATGAACCTACAACAGGTCAGGATCACAAAGGCTGTAAACGAGTGCTGGATCTTGTCAGGATGTTCAAGGAACATGGCCATATCGTCGTCCTTATCACCCATGATATGCATTTAATCGGAGAACTGAACTGTCGCACAGTGGTCATGAATCAAAGTGAAAAAATCGCCGATGATCAAGCGAGCATTGTTTTTTCCGACAAAGGGATTATGGAAGAAGCCGGGCTCCAGCCACCACAAATCACTACTTTCGCCAATGCACTAACGAAATTAGATTCGAATAAAACATATTTGACTGTTGATTCCATCTTAAAGTGGATCAAGGAAAACAAAGAGGAGGTTGTTCAAGTTGGTTCAGGATCTTAA
- a CDS encoding energy-coupling factor ABC transporter ATP-binding protein, whose amino-acid sequence MKEEKQAIEVTNLTFEYPDTEEPVLKNVSFTIDYGEILGIIGPTGAGKSTLAMCVNGLVPQVISGEMEGEVFVKGIDVHESDVAAMSEHVGFVFQEPENQLSQMTIEEEIAFGMGNLGVPRDEMLVRIKDALAQVGLEGYEKRSPLALSGGQQQRLAIAAVLAMRPTIMIMDEPTSMLDPKGKNEVYDVLKNLKEYGMTGIIIDHEVERIAAYCDKVLVLDNGEVKMFGTTEEVFTEIDQLHELTLHAPQVTEFLAEYNHQFGEKVKLATTEEEAVRTFESIYK is encoded by the coding sequence ATGAAAGAAGAAAAACAGGCGATTGAAGTAACAAATCTTACTTTTGAATATCCGGATACCGAAGAACCAGTACTGAAGAACGTCAGTTTCACCATTGATTACGGGGAAATCCTTGGAATAATTGGACCAACCGGAGCTGGTAAATCAACGCTGGCCATGTGTGTGAACGGACTAGTCCCTCAAGTGATCAGTGGAGAAATGGAAGGGGAGGTCTTTGTCAAAGGCATCGATGTCCACGAAAGTGATGTGGCAGCAATGTCAGAGCATGTAGGTTTTGTCTTCCAGGAGCCTGAAAATCAACTGAGTCAGATGACTATTGAGGAAGAAATCGCTTTTGGTATGGGGAATCTCGGAGTACCCCGTGATGAGATGCTTGTGAGGATCAAAGACGCTCTGGCTCAAGTAGGGCTTGAAGGATATGAGAAAAGGAGTCCTCTGGCTTTATCCGGTGGTCAGCAGCAGCGACTTGCGATAGCAGCTGTTTTAGCGATGCGGCCGACAATCATGATTATGGACGAGCCAACATCAATGCTTGACCCCAAAGGAAAAAACGAAGTATATGATGTTTTGAAAAATTTAAAAGAATATGGAATGACAGGCATCATTATTGATCATGAGGTAGAGAGAATCGCTGCTTATTGTGATAAGGTTTTAGTTTTAGATAATGGCGAGGTGAAAATGTTCGGCACCACAGAAGAAGTGTTTACAGAAATCGACCAGTTACATGAGTTGACTTTACATGCGCCGCAGGTCACTGAATTCTTAGCTGAGTATAACCATCAGTTTGGTGAAAAGGTGAAACTGGCGACGACAGAGGAAGAAGCTGTTCGAACCTTTGAGAGCATATACAAATAA